In the Deinococcus yavapaiensis KR-236 genome, one interval contains:
- a CDS encoding sugar ABC transporter ATP-binding protein yields the protein MTTAEPLLVMEGIDKAFSGVPALSGAHLRVGPAEVHALIGQNGAGKSTMIKILTGAYRKDAGTIRFSGRDVEFTSPNGAQLGGIATIYQEVNLVGYRSVAENIFLGREPKRGPFLDIARMNREAREILAGFDLRIAVTEPLRTYSVAVQQMVAIARAVSQKSRLVIMDEPTSSLDDREVETLFRVIRQLKAEGVSVIFVSHRLDELYAVCDRITIMRDGRTVHEGDMTGITKLELVARMLGKEVGELRREGETAFSRGGTVAGEELLSARDLQAGRTLRGVDVNVKRGEIVGLAGLLGSGRSETAKAIFGADDLSSGELRVHGRSVKFKSPGDAIRNGIGFCAEERKTDGIIPDMSVRENLTLALLPKLQQLGVVDGARQAEIVNRFIARLGIKTSGPDQKIRELSGGNQQKVLLARWLCMNPNLLILDEPTRGIDVGAKGEIQALIDELSRDGLGVLMISSELEELAEGCDRVVVLRDGQSVAELPRATLSQDAIMAAMAHGQEEGARG from the coding sequence GTGACCACGGCAGAGCCCCTCCTCGTGATGGAGGGCATCGACAAAGCGTTTTCCGGCGTACCGGCCTTGTCGGGCGCGCACTTGCGCGTAGGGCCCGCCGAGGTGCACGCCCTGATCGGGCAAAACGGCGCGGGCAAGTCCACGATGATCAAGATCCTCACGGGCGCGTACCGCAAAGACGCGGGCACCATCCGCTTTTCGGGGCGCGACGTGGAGTTCACGTCTCCCAACGGAGCGCAACTCGGCGGCATCGCCACCATCTACCAGGAAGTGAACCTCGTCGGATACCGCTCCGTCGCCGAGAACATCTTCTTGGGACGCGAACCGAAGCGCGGTCCGTTTCTCGACATCGCGCGAATGAACCGCGAGGCCCGCGAGATCCTCGCGGGCTTCGATCTGCGCATCGCCGTCACCGAGCCGCTGCGAACGTACTCGGTGGCCGTGCAGCAGATGGTGGCGATCGCGCGGGCCGTCTCGCAAAAAAGCCGTCTCGTGATCATGGACGAGCCCACCTCGTCGCTCGACGACCGCGAAGTCGAAACGCTCTTTCGTGTCATTCGTCAACTCAAGGCCGAGGGCGTGTCGGTGATCTTCGTGTCGCACCGTCTCGACGAGTTGTACGCGGTGTGCGACCGCATCACGATCATGCGCGACGGACGCACCGTGCACGAAGGCGACATGACCGGCATCACGAAGCTCGAACTCGTCGCCAGAATGCTCGGCAAAGAAGTCGGCGAGCTTCGCCGCGAAGGCGAGACGGCTTTTTCGCGCGGCGGCACCGTGGCGGGCGAGGAGTTGTTGAGCGCCCGCGACTTGCAGGCGGGCCGCACCCTGCGCGGCGTGGACGTGAACGTCAAGCGCGGCGAAATAGTCGGGCTGGCGGGCTTGTTGGGTTCGGGCCGCTCGGAAACCGCCAAGGCGATCTTCGGCGCGGACGACCTCAGCAGCGGAGAGCTGCGCGTGCACGGGCGAAGCGTGAAGTTCAAGTCGCCGGGCGACGCGATTCGAAACGGCATCGGGTTTTGCGCCGAGGAACGCAAGACCGACGGCATCATCCCCGACATGAGCGTGCGCGAGAACCTCACGCTCGCCTTGCTGCCGAAACTGCAACAGCTCGGCGTGGTGGACGGGGCGCGGCAAGCGGAAATCGTGAACCGCTTCATCGCGCGCCTCGGCATCAAGACGAGCGGGCCGGATCAGAAGATTCGCGAACTCTCGGGCGGCAATCAGCAAAAGGTGCTGCTCGCGCGCTGGCTTTGCATGAATCCGAACTTGCTGATCCTCGACGAACCGACGCGCGGCATCGACGTCGGCGCCAAAGGCGAAATCCAAGCGCTCATCGACGAGTTATCACGCGACGGACTCGGCGTGCTGATGAT